TTcacgccattcaaaaataagatttttgtGTTGGTACACCGGCGAAACTTGTAAAAGTAGTATATAACCTTGTAGTATATACCTTGTACTTACATAAACTTGCGCCTTCGCTTGTCTGTACGGTGCAGCCACCTCTTGAGCGATAACATCTAGCACGAATCTGTCTTGATTGTACTCCGACATATAATTTGCTGTTGTGAGGATGCCTGGGAAAATtgaaatacttaagtatttattcCCAGCCtcaggctgaggaccgtgtttggtggcgtgctcttggtaaggcctatgtccagcagtggacgcaaacaggctgatggattggattggattggaagtaTTTATTCAACAGCTATCAGGTGAAGAGATTTTATTGGAGAACCAATACTTAGATTCCCCTCAAGGGGAAGTGGGACGGTAGACTCGCATGTCAGTTACAAGCACGCAAAACACGTCGAAGGTGTTTGCTAGTAGATCGCACTCTCAACCTCTGCCAAAACCTTTTGAATTTTTGCTGggttttgttttgtattatcTTTTGCGTCTATTCGTTGTCATAAAAAGTTTCTTCACTAATATAATCgtgagtttaaaataaaatcaaaaatatttatttcagtaaaacaatttcacataatGCGTAGAAATTGGGGCCACCCCAGTAAGTAACTAGTATTACTGGCATACCAGACACGAGCATGCCAGTTTCTAGAAAGTGGCATTCTGCTAGTACCTGGCGTGCCAGCTTACCAACACCATATAACATACCATTCACTGGCATGTGTatcaaaagaaagaaagaaagaaaagacgtttatttaaacaactgtGCCACACGAGCTAGTTATTCCGACGCTTCTTCcgcctgagaacaagcaaaagaagcgccggaacaaactgtcatgtgtggcacaacccgaaaaagggtcccagctcagcattatgctgtatgccttgttgcacaagaacatacagcgctgattttcagctggtaccctgaaccgggtgacgccacggaatcataaactcACAAAAACTAGTTACTAACAATAATTCTACAAtactaatcattatttatttacatttttgtcATTGCTATCCCAGTATCACGGGTCTTGAAATTATTAAATGTTGTAAAAAGGCGTAACCACTTACCAtcttgagtgatattaaaaggTGAAGGCACAACACTGCCGCTGGACTTGGAGTCGCCGAATTTGAACAGATTAGAAGCTGCTACCATATACATTAAGGTCCCGTTCACATCTAAATCTGGATCTTCGGCCACAATGGATATGATAGGCTCGTTGACACGGGCTGTGTGCTTTATGCCTatggaaagaaaaaaaatagttataggtataagtcccgcaaatttctaatgagcgtggccgccattttagtgtcgtcagcactagactgaagtttcgagctgatcgTCGCCGTCGAGCACTGAACACGTCTTTTTGATTGTAATCACTTAGTCTATCGATTGTCAAATAGTTCATCATTGGCCGCTGAACTGAGGTTTTTCAAAATGCCGGACTTGTAGGTATGCCAACTAGATTCAATGTCCTTTGAAACTTATaagatacagttcttgcaattcacgaaggcgaatggctcatgcttgtgtttaagtcgtatcggtataagtaacgtacactgaatgtgtgcgtgtgcgagcgcttgctcgcgactgattggttcgacatgcacgcacacttacgcaatacccgtgtatccgacgtaaccacaagtaaagtccactcgccttcgtgaattgcaagaactgtaccaacTTACAGGTTTTAAAGGTTAGATTGTAGATAATAAGACGGGCCAGACGAAACTAAAAGGATTTCTAGTTTTACTAAGTACCTTAAAAGGGGAAAAAATCTTTTAGAAGCCATGGTAATTAACCTGCGTAATATATTTTCTGTTGGAACTTAGGTTCGTTGTCGTTCTCGTCTAGTATCTTTATCTTAACCGTGGTGACGCTGATGTCCTGGCTGTCTGTGCTGTTGTCTATGGAATTCAAGATGGCCGCCGCGTGTTCGAGCAGAGGATTGTTGCTTGCGTAAATCGTCATCGAATATTCGTCTTGCTTTTCtctgaaattaatttattgaaaaaatctaaatatataaaaggaaaaggtgactgactgactgactgactgatgtatcaacgcacagctcaaactactggacggatcggactgaaatttggcatgcagatagctattatgacgtaggcatccgctaagaaacgatttttgaaaattcaacccctaagggggtacaatagggggttgaaatttgtaaagtccacgcggacgaagtcttgaGCATAAGTAAGTCACCATATAAAGTAGTTGTGCGTTTATATTCATTGTTAAAAGGAACGgttagattttaatttaattgagtTTTGTATTTGAGTGTAACCAAAAATTGGCTTtaaagaaagtatttttaatgTCTTCATTAAAACAAACTTAAGTATAGTAAAAAAACTATAGTAAACCTTGCTCACCTGTCGAAGGTCATATTAGCTCTAATAATGCCTTGAGTCCTGTCAAGAGTGAATGCTCCTTCTCGGTTTCCTTCGAGGATATGATAGTACACCTTGCCATTTTCACCAGAATCTTTGTCTATTGCTTTAACAttgcctgaaacaaaaatattagttaTTGTGAATTTATCATTTAAACATCCAAGTCATCTTCGATTCAAAAAAACAATTGCTTAGTATAAAAAAATCCAGATGAGTTTTTTGGCGAAAGCGGTAGTTTATTCAAATTCTTTCTTTTAAGACAGTCAATTGGGATATTTGGCACTTACTTATATTTAATTGGCTCTCTATACTCTGTTCTTATCAGTATAGTAACAAGCTTTTATTTCAGTCGTACTGGATTTACGCCCCTTTTTGACCAGCATAATTTCCAGATTTGTCTAGCCGTGACAAACCCGATTTTACAATGGGCACCGGATATTAGACTTAGCGCGTTTCCATATTACActatttttttaaccgacttcttcaCGTTAACACTGCATTTTATCTATCAGGTGCGATTGCAGTCGtgtcatcaaataaaaaaaatatcttaccAACAATAATTCCTGGTGGTAAATTCTCCCGCACAGCAAATTGGTGATGCCTCTGAAGGAATCTTGGCGCGTTGTCCTTGTTGTCAACTAGTACAATGGTCAGCAGGCGTAGTGTCTCAAATTGAGCTGGTGTACCGTTATCTGCCGCTACTATTGCTAGCTAGAAAAAGAACCATGTCACTTAGAGATAGGAGGACACCTTATTGGGAGGGAATATGGATTGTTTTACAATGGCCGGTGGTTTTCTCACTATCATGCGGTGCCATATGtggccataatattatctagttcTGACAAGTTTGAGTCATGTGTTCGATATTGAATCCTGAAGCCCTCAACGTGGAAAACGAAGtttttaatcactaggctaaCAATTTATACTTATACTAGCTGACTCGGCGAACTCCGCACCGCCAATAAAAGTTGTCTGAACTTATCTACATAGACTTTATATGTTCTCACATTTTAAACCTTCTTTGAACTTCTACAAATATTTCTAAACCAAAATTAGGCTAATCGGTTTAGCCGTTCTCGATTTTTTGAGGGACTAACAAACgtcaattaatttttatatatttataaatttatagaTTAGCGCTTGGCAGCAATCAGACCtagctggcaagtgatgacaCTGTCTAAGATGGAGCGACCTAGAAGATTATTCACTCTCAACTTGAAGGTATCCACATTAAAGTTGGAGGGGAAACAGATgctggaagggcattccacatcCTAGCAGTTTGAATTAAGAACAAGGACGCAAATCGCTACCTACCTGATATTCAGCCTGTTGCTCATAATCCAAGAAAGTTTTAGTCCTGAGTTCTCCAGTACTGGGATGTAGACTGAACTGCGCCGCATTCTGGTCATCCAAGCGATAGGAAACCCGACCGTTTTCACCTGAATCCTCATCCGTTGCTTGGATGGTCGTTATTAAATAGTCGGGTACTGCTGCGTTCTGGAGAAACATAGAATAAATCGTAAAGTTAGGTAAGACTAAATCCTGCATTGTCTAGTGGTCAAAGATTATTTATCAAGGACATTAATTAtgaatctatagtacgcgacaggtcgaagcccccacgctaacctggTGTGGGCgagagcgggtgacgtgcgggtgtgcagggcgtccccccacctcatatcccaattgcaatctcaacctgtcgcggactatagcttACATCGCGGGaacggacatagactactttttatcccagaaaattaaagagatcgcACGGGATTCTTAGAGGCcgttttgtatgaaatttggtacaaagacacaggcaactttttatcccggaaaatcccacGAGATTTTGTAACACCAAAtgataaatccacgcggacgaattcgcaggAATTCTCTAGAACCCTATAATTATGAGTCCTaacaaattgcgaaaaaattaGCTTCAAGCCAATTATTTCCTCCAGAGGTCCTCTCTTGAAATTTTCAATGAGGTCTTAGTGTACTCCTCGTCAAAATGGTTTTTTGATAAACTTTAATAGCTGGAGTAACTAATTCCAACCGGAGCAAAACTATGGAACTGGCTACCAATCCAGAAGCTAAGGAGAAAAAGATGACTTAAGGCTACGTACCGCTGGTATCTCCACTGTTCTCTGGTCAGGAGGTGGTAGCACAAACACGGGACTATGTTTGTTCACGCTCAGAACTATTATATCAACTCGGGCCGTGTCGTGATGTCCCTTTCCAGCTTCGTCCCTCGCTGATACCGTTAGATGGTAGGTTGTATCACCGGTAACAGGTTTGGCTGGGTATATGATACCGCTGTTTGGGTCCACTGAGAATACTCCTGTTGACAAAACAAAACatatttagaaattagaaagataCTCAAAAGCATTCAGTACTCAACCTAACAGAGTACCAACTGCCGACTGCCAAATGAGACCAGTATTAGACAAAAGATATACCAAAAGGGTCATATTCGTTCTTATTCGTTATATAAAATGACGCGATGTCATCGTGTACTAATAGTACATCCCGGTGTGTATGTAAGTCTGAATTTAAAATGGCCGCACAACAGAACAGCTGTTATGAAGCCGCCATCTTTTATCTAAATGTTCAAAGTACCAAATACTAAATATctcttgctttagcggtgaagaaaaacattgtgaggaaagcTGTATCcttgagagttatccataatgttctctatgGTGTGTACGTGCCAATCAACACTCGGCCAAcgcggcgtggtggactatgaccaaactctTCATTCTGACGGCAGACTCTTGCTCGGTGTTGAACCGGCAATAGGTTGTTGATAATCTGCCACAAAGCCCAGGAAGTTTTACTTCAGCCACGTCTCCTAATGTTTATTCTACTTACCGGCCTTAGTCTGTTCCAATATGCTGTACATGACCTTCCCGTTGATCCCTTCATCGTTATCCTCAGCCAGGACCTGCAGTATCGCGGCGGGAGGATTCAGCTGTAGGTTTTCAGCTATCGTACTCTTGTACACTTTCTGGGTGAAGACTGGCGGATTGTCGTTGATGTCTTGGATTTTTATGTGAACCTTTGGAAACAgaaccttcatcatcatcgtcatcatgattaacATCGTGTGCCCTCTTCTTAGtagtaaaaagtagcttattttAAATTCGGGTAACTAAGCCCCGTCCACCTCTTACATCCATTTGCCAACCATTATCGTCTTTTAACGTAACGTATAATATAACGAAGGAGAGAACTGTGCTCAgaattatttatcaaattgaTTAAATTATGAAGACGGCAgtgggcggggcacatagtcTGAAGaacaaggtgctggaatggcaacctcgtacCGAAAACCGCAGAATTGACAAACTCCTACTTAGTAGGTGGACATAAcatgatatcaaacgagtcgcagggaaccgctgtaTTCAGAATgcgcaagaccgcggcgtgtggaagtcattAATCAGTTTTTTCATTAGTTGGaaagtttttcagaaaatacgtCCAATAATTCTATGTAATCTCAACACTTACAGGCACACTAGCAGACTTCTTCAAATGATCAGGAGCATTATCTGTGGCTACAACACGAAACCGCAGGTCTGAGGTTATTTCCCGGTCTATAATGGAACCTTCTGCTACAGTTATAATGCCTGTGGTTGGGTCTATGTTGAACAGTGATGATTGTTCGCCCGATAGACTGTAGGTCACTTTGCCGAATTCACCTGAAAATTGACAGAAGATTAGAACATAGTCTTACGACAATGTTAGAAAGGAAATCAGCTTCAGTTCTACTGAAATGTCTCCTGCCTATTTAGTCTTCTATCAGATTTCGGAGAGGTTGCTCAGGAATTCCTCAATTCTGTTCCTCCTTTGCATTTTACCTCAGAACAGCGAGAAAGCGCATGAGCGTTGTTATGCAATCTACTCGCGCGAAAGTTTTCTGATACGAAACGCCCTTCTGGCGTccatgtttcctgccacgtatacTAACCTAAGTTTCTTTAAGACAAGAGTGAACCTCATTACCTATTTTCCATAAGGCATCAATGtcattgatatttatttatgttcatatttcaaaaaattaaaatattatcacgAGCATAGCGAGCGTAATATCCTACCTTCATCAGCATCTTCTGCTGTAACATTAAGCACCAAAGTCTCTGGTTCAGAATGCTCCACCAATACAGCAGTGTACTTTGGAGCGAGGAACCTTGGCTCCTCATCATTCACGTTCACCACCTCCACCAACACGCCCGCCGATGTCGACAGCTGCGGTACTCCCGAGTCGTATGCTACCAGGGTGAAGTTTATGGAGTGGACTTTCTCGTAGTCTATGCGCTTGATTGTTTTGACGACGCCTGTAAAAGAAATTTGTGTGAATCGACCCTTAGGGATCACTATTTAATTGTGTCCTGCGATACGAAAAGTTGCAATACCTGaacaataactaattaacaactTAATTTGGGAGAATAATAGTTTGTGATTAAACCCTAATAATTATTCATGATGGAAGAAAAGAATTTTTTACAATACGTATTTTTTGCCGGTCATTTTCTGTGCAAGGTCGCCAATTCAGCACCtggggaccccaacgtctgtcggttcttcaaactatgtgccccaCTCATTGTTACTACAATATCGCAACCTTGCGACCCATTAGTTActttggttcttctacggatctcattTCTCACTAggtcacatagagaaactctgAACATTTTTCTCTTTCCTTCGCCCGCTAAGTGATCCTGAactttatgaggcccatagttggGAAGCATATTATCTCAAATacttatgtcatcactggcaccACGCACTATTTGAATAATTCAGTCTTCAGGCACTGAGAAATTTTGGACGAGAATAATTCTTTGAAAACATAATGGCATGGCGGTCTGGTCTTACCTGTAACATTATCGATTTGGAAGTATGGACTGGGCGGATAGATGACAATAGCCGCTATGGGAGTTTCCTTGTCCATGGCCGTGTATGTGTTGAGAATAGTGCCGATCGGCTGTTCTTCCAGAATCTTCTCCACGTATGCTGGTTGGCCGAACACTGGCGCGTGGCGGTTCACGTCCAcgatatttattattagctCTCCTGAAAATGAACCAGAAAAGAGGTTGCAGAATTTTAAAACATTACCGAAGATAGAAAGACAAATAAATCATGATAATTTCTTGGTTGAGTAAGGTGAGAGTTAGAAGTGTAAATTGAAATGGCAAAAAGCTTAGTTAGCTATAATTCGCAAAACCTATAGCAAATcaagttttttgtttgttatcgTTTCCTTTTCCATATTGCCTCGAAGCTTCTGTTATGCTGCTGTAATGAAGCTGCCTTTAATTGTACAGTTttctcttttttcttttttattgttgtatatggtgtacaataaagagtatttttattttatttcttctttatgTATCATAGTCTCCCGCAAAGGAACGCTTTCTTCTAACCAACCTGATGACGGCGCTCAATGGTTAAGAATATGTGCACAATACAATAAATATGGTAGTTTACCATCAGTCCTCTGTAAGGTAGGCGCTGAAGCGTCAGTAACAGCTACTGGTAGCGTGATAACAGCTGCTCGGTTCCTGTCCAAGTGCTGTGATACTGACACGCTGCCGTTTGGCGACACGCTGAACCACGACCCGAATATACCTTCTTCCGATACCTGGGAACAAAATAATTACTTGTTTACGACTTATTTAAAATCAGCTGCAACACAAAaacttacatttaaagacttgcCTACAAAAGAACAAGCAAAGTGGATAGCAAAAGTCAGTATTCTGAGCGCCTATAAATAAGATTAATAATGTCattaggttaaaattttaaaaggtgGGGTATAGGATATTTTGTTGCCGGATAAATAAAGGTTATCACGGTTTTTATAGCTTATACAAAAGCGTGCAAAaggtaaataggtaagtaattattttatttctccaCTGAACAATATTTACAATTCACGCTTACACTATAAGTAAATCTTTACGTTGTAACGAAATATTTAATGCCAAGATTTTACCTCCTTCCCATTTTTGTCTACAGCCCGTATGACTCTGTCTGTAGCCAATTCATACACTAACTGTCCATTGTCCGTAATATCCGGGTCCACAGCTATGAGATTGTGCAATATGGTCCCGACTTCAGCGTCCGCGGAAACTTCAGCCCTTTGAATGCTTGGAGTAAAGTTAGGTTTCTTATCGTTTACGTTGATTACGTGGACGGTTAGCTCGGTGGTACCTGTCAGACTTGGGATACCTAAAAATATAGGATTAAGAGAATTTGTATTCATAGTTGGATGACTGACATGACGTTCTTTTAAAAAAAGGGATTTGTCtgaacacaatattattatacacgttGAACAGTTTAGGTGGCATGGCTCCACCCTGTCTAACCCCTTTGTTCAGACTAATAAGTGCCGCGTAATATGATGATATTGCCTAGGTATACTTACCAGCATTTGAGAATTTCAACGTTTCTATCAACGTTTGAGAATTTCAACGACTAGCCTGTCTATCTTGTAGTTTGGCCAATAGCCTTTCATAGGACACTCATAGGAAAGCTTTGCTTAGATCAAGATACCAACCATGAACTGTTTTCTACTTTTTATGAAAAGTGACTGTTTGCTTTAtgcaaaaactgccatatccgtCAACATGTGCAGTTAATTCCATTTAGATGTTGCTTGATGTTACTGTCTTTTGTGTATGTTGCtaagtaatatttttcaaatattctggcgagtatagactatagatgaAGTTGAGATATGTCTAGTCTACGGACTTGAGTAAAGGCAGAACTACAGTTTTCGTTATTTTTGCAAGCATGCAATTCTATTTTTAAGTTCACTTACCCATGTCGGTAGCGACGATCTGTATCCGGTACGTATTCCGTCTATCGTAGTCAAGTTTAGAGGCCACAGTAACCACTCCAGTTACATTATCAATGATGAAAGATTCTAAAGCCCCTTTCTGTATGCCATACTTGATCTCAGCATTGATACCACTATCTAGATCTGTTGCTCTCACTGCTGCCACCTCCGTACCTGATGAAATAATAACACTATCAGTATTGTTAACTAACATGAAGAGATCTTTAGTTTCTTGTTATTTTGAATTACATCTTGATCAATGTATGTATGAATggaattatgtatgtatgtatgtatgtatgtatgtatgattgTATGAATGGAATGGAACCTTTCAATTAAATTCGCAcccacttttaattttttttttaaagaatattagtcatttaacatggcctttcctctccaactaagcgtcaggcttgtgctaggagtaggtacgacaatagtgcaacgggcggggtttgaaccgtcggacctttcggttttcagtccacgtATGGTCCACgtctttaccggttgagctattgaagctctataaataaaacctatttaaaattttactaaaaCGTTTAAAGAATATAtgacaatataataattttcatgACTATGGCCTGCTATTCTGACCAAGATGATCATGAGGTCTGTCAGTGTCAAGGccatttttctcaaaaatccttattttgtcgaaataattattatcacaattCACATACTAAAAGAATCAATTATTACCAATAGCTGCATCTTCTGCAATACTAGCATCGTATTTATCGGTGTCGAAAGCCGGTGCGTGGTTATTTACATCTCGGATCGTGATCTCCACTTTGCAGGTTGCATTATGTACACCGTCAGTAGCCTAAAAGTTATCAAGATTTAACATTGTAATAAGTCaaaatttgtttgtttaatagccgcactcagagtcgcttactTAAAACGacacagatttatgtgagagatatagctgtctcgttttaactcaatcttaagtaacgattaagcgtctctgagtgcggctgtaagtctTAACAACTTTAACGCTGATTAATTTATTGGAGAATTGttcaattaatttcatttcaacttccttttttcataaaacataaacattgtggctaattctgttgtacacaatccctAAACTAAGTGACAGTCTTAACGtaattgctatccctttcctaatggtccctgcggaaaaggatagcactagatttagatccgTCAATCTactttaaagattgtgtaccacagaattagccacaatactgAGATAGGGTACTTTTATCTCAGGTTTGATTTTTTCGGTTATGAGCACTGATACGCaattttccgttttttttttatttagagtaATAGCAgacaaaataattgaaaaaagaaattaaatcaTTTACCACTATGGTTAGCACGATGCGATTTTCCTCTGTGGAATTCAAAATGGCGCCTCCCCTAACGGAAATTTTGCCGGTTATGGGCTCGATCCAAAACGGGGAATCCGGAGGGTAGGCGATTGAATAGCGGATATCCGATGTCGTATCTACATCGCGCGCTTGAACCTGGGGAAAAATAATGAACTTAAGTATTGAAAAAGGCTATGTATTGCCATTAGCCATGCATGCCCTCCAAAAAAAGCGATCATAGGCCTAGTGGATAAGATATTAGCCTTCTATTAAGAAGTGATTCGAGGAACGGTCCTGCGTACCCTAATTTTTTTGAGTATGTGCGTTAATATCCtgcgaaacctgcatgcctgagaattctcgaTAATATTCCCTAAAcccttctgagaggagaaccgtgctcagtagtgggccaacgatagattgagatgatgataatgatgactagACTACTTACCAATAACTCCGGTTCAAATTTAATAGCATCCTCGTCAATAGAAGCTCTGTAGACTGGGGTGACGAAAATGGGCGGATTATCATTGGAGTCGGTTAGAGATATCTGGAGGGAGACCACTGTCATTTGTCCTGCTCCGTCGTCATCTGTGGcctaaaacaaaatccatttgGTAAAATTAATCAATTTATCTAGATTTCGTCTGGTAGTAAGTAGGTCGTTTGTCACATTTGAGGGTAGTCCCTACATATCAATCTTTTTAGGTTTGAACATTCCTTTGAAAGTTCCATGCAATTTCAATTCtttaaacaaaatgttttgTGTAAACATGTGTTTAATTCACTCGGGAAAATTATAAGTTCTGATGTTTTGCCAAAACAAGGTTAGCGTTTTCTTCATATAAATACAGCCTAAGGGATGCCAAAAATGGTAGTTAAATTGGCTAAAATTACTCTGAACTTACCTTATATTGCAAAAAGTAATCCTTTCTCGTCTCGTAATCTAAACAAGGCGCTTTCCCGGGCGTGGG
The DNA window shown above is from Maniola hyperantus chromosome 10, iAphHyp1.2, whole genome shotgun sequence and carries:
- the LOC117986193 gene encoding cadherin-87A-like isoform X3 — encoded protein: MASRWLPVVVCVSIIFCFQHGSANKLPVFTQDTDKLILSESTSVGTIVYTLQGTDPDGLPLRYGLVGTDKFSVNPTTGEVTLVKPLDREKEDTIKFLVSIENVHEDESKNLIQTQPFTVIVSDENDNPPIFKNSPYEIDVPEDEEIGKTVLSNIEVEDRDSVGDSLEVGCVPNDQWPEACEIFEVVSLQSTANQYSGALVLRRKLDYNDKQFYQFQIYATDGTLNSTAHVEVKVVDVQNTPPVFSGSLSGSLSEDAPVGTVALIIKARDADRAQPRDVKLELITNPLDFFWLDSSSGELKTAKPLDREALADPSSPLNLTVRASEIVNGVPVISNLTSTLATVTITIKDVNDEPPRFNRREYSVELPESLPFGTPLPNLDMVVTDTDVGLNSEFSLRLSDEMGAFIVEPSTATGSATVTLRLNSSLDYEDPNQRKFILEVIAEELHTSPRLSSKASVTVSLTDVNDNAPQFADEPYSTSVAEAAPAGTRVAAIRATDRDTGRFGTEGIVYQLSGNGADLFNVDNRSGVITVAPCPTPGKAPCLDYETRKDYFLQYKATDDDGAGQMTVVSLQISLTDSNDNPPIFVTPVYRASIDEDAIKFEPELLVQARDVDTTSDIRYSIAYPPDSPFWIEPITGKISVRGGAILNSTEENRIVLTIVATDGVHNATCKVEITIRDVNNHAPAFDTDKYDASIAEDAAIGTEVAAVRATDLDSGINAEIKYGIQKGALESFIIDNVTGVVTVASKLDYDRRNTYRIQIVATDMGIPSLTGTTELTVHVINVNDKKPNFTPSIQRAEVSADAEVGTILHNLIAVDPDITDNGQLVYELATDRVIRAVDKNGKEVSEEGIFGSWFSVSPNGSVSVSQHLDRNRAAVITLPVAVTDASAPTLQRTDGELIINIVDVNRHAPVFGQPAYVEKILEEQPIGTILNTYTAMDKETPIAAIVIYPPSPYFQIDNVTGVVKTIKRIDYEKVHSINFTLVAYDSGVPQLSTSAGVLVEVVNVNDEEPRFLAPKYTAVLVEHSEPETLVLNVTAEDADEGEFGKVTYSLSGEQSSLFNIDPTTGIITVAEGSIIDREITSDLRFRVVATDNAPDHLKKSASVPVHIKIQDINDNPPVFTQKVYKSTIAENLQLNPPAAILQVLAEDNDEGINGKVMYSILEQTKAGVFSVDPNSGIIYPAKPVTGDTTYHLTVSARDEAGKGHHDTARVDIIVLSVNKHSPVFVLPPPDQRTVEIPANAAVPDYLITTIQATDEDSGENGRVSYRLDDQNAAQFSLHPSTGELRTKTFLDYEQQAEYQLAIVAADNGTPAQFETLRLLTIVLVDNKDNAPRFLQRHHQFAVRENLPPGIIVGNVKAIDKDSGENGKVYYHILEGNREGAFTLDRTQGIIRANMTFDREKQDEYSMTIYASNNPLLEHAAAILNSIDNSTDSQDISVTTVKIKILDENDNEPKFQQKIYYAGIKHTARVNEPIISIVAEDPDLDVNGTLMYMVAASNLFKFGDSKSSGSVVPSPFNITQDGILTTANYMSEYNQDRFVLDVIAQEVAAPYRQAKAQVYLWIIDRSSLIRMVVSRSCSAPVEGVQLRLADAGQALLIAGRKLPLVQADRRYDDWCEIHLHAVDPTTYQVLPVDRVLETIDSKYDQLKDAYQEYGVETLIAASATSKAPDSFDPALAALIALLIVLFTGIVTFVVVCACLKHWVIPPPSLQSSKGDSLARRRILEELSTTENPLWLETKLRPYEEQELTMNVFGDQNEQNAEQPPVMPDNTYATIQGSRTTERFGDYATLAGDSPTPLEAALGFQGSTFKPPSPDTPEPPPRPAGMGPLSW
- the LOC117986193 gene encoding cadherin-87A-like isoform X2, which codes for MASRWLPVVVCVSIIFCFQHGSANKLPVFTQDTDKLILSESTSVGTIVYTLQGTDPDGLPLRYGLVGTDKFSVNPTTGEVTLVKPLDREKEDTIKFLVSIENVHEDESKNLIQTQPFTVIVSDENDNPPIFKNSPYEIDVPEDEEIGKTVLSNIEVEDRDSVGDSLEVGCVPNDQWPEACEIFEVVSLQSTANQYSGALVLRRKLDYNDKQFYQFQIYATDGTLNSTAHVEVKVVDVQNTPPVFSGSLSGSLSEDAPVGTVALIIKARDADRAQPRDVKLELITNPLDFFWLDSSSGELKTAKPLDREALADPSSPLNLTVRASEIVNGVPVISNLTSTLATVTITIKDVNDEPPRFNRREYSVELPESLPFGTPLPNLDMVVTDTDVGLNSEFSLRLSDEMGAFIVEPSTATGSATVTLRLNSSLDYEDPNQRKFILEVIAEELHTSPRLSSKASVTVSLTDVNDNAPQFADEPYSTSVAEAAPAGTRVAAIRATDRDTGRFGTEGIVYQLSGNGADLFNVDNRSGVITVAPCPTPGKAPCLDYETRKDYFLQYKATDDDGAGQMTVVSLQISLTDSNDNPPIFVTPVYRASIDEDAIKFEPELLVQARDVDTTSDIRYSIAYPPDSPFWIEPITGKISVRGGAILNSTEENRIVLTIVATDGVHNATCKVEITIRDVNNHAPAFDTDKYDASIAEDAAIGTEVAAVRATDLDSGINAEIKYGIQKGALESFIIDNVTGVVTVASKLDYDRRNTYRIQIVATDMGIPSLTGTTELTVHVINVNDKKPNFTPSIQRAEVSADAEVGTILHNLIAVDPDITDNGQLVYELATDRVIRAVDKNGKEVSEEGIFGSWFSVSPNGSVSVSQHLDRNRAAVITLPVAVTDASAPTLQRTDGELIINIVDVNRHAPVFGQPAYVEKILEEQPIGTILNTYTAMDKETPIAAIVIYPPSPYFQIDNVTGVVKTIKRIDYEKVHSINFTLVAYDSGVPQLSTSAGVLVEVVNVNDEEPRFLAPKYTAVLVEHSEPETLVLNVTAEDADEGEFGKVTYSLSGEQSSLFNIDPTTGIITVAEGSIIDREITSDLRFRVVATDNAPDHLKKSASVPVHIKIQDINDNPPVFTQKVYKSTIAENLQLNPPAAILQVLAEDNDEGINGKVMYSILEQTKAGVFSVDPNSGIIYPAKPVTGDTTYHLTVSARDEAGKGHHDTARVDIIVLSVNKHSPVFVLPPPDQRTVEIPANAAVPDYLITTIQATDEDSGENGRVSYRLDDQNAAQFSLHPSTGELRTKTFLDYEQQAEYQLAIVAADNGTPAQFETLRLLTIVLVDNKDNAPRFLQRHHQFAVRENLPPGIIVGNVKAIDKDSGENGKVYYHILEGNREGAFTLDRTQGIIRANMTFDREKQDEYSMTIYASNNPLLEHAAAILNSIDNSTDSQDISVTTVKIKILDENDNEPKFQQKIYYAGIKHTARVNEPIISIVAEDPDLDVNGTLMYMVAASNLFKFGDSKSSGSVVPSPFNITQDGILTTANYMSEYNQDRFVLDVIAQEVAAPYRQAKAQVYLWIIDRSSLIRMVVSRSCSAPVEGVQLRLADAGQALLIAGRKLPLVQADRRYDDWCEIHLHAVDPTTYQVLPVDRVLETIDSKYDQLKDAYQEYGVETLIAASATSKAPDSFDPALAALIALLIVLFTGIVTFVVVCACLKHWAPYSRVIPPPSLQSSKGDSLARRRILEELSTTENPLWLETKLRPYEEQELTMNVFGDQNEQNAEQPPVMPDNTYATIQGSRTTERFGDYATLAGDSPTPLEAALGFQGSTFKPPSPDTPEPPPRPAGMGPLS